In Actinacidiphila yeochonensis CN732, a genomic segment contains:
- a CDS encoding beta-xylosidase/alpha-l-arabinosidase, which yields MTDTVVEETQRETPPWADSALSPLERADALIAAMTLPEKVAQLYGVWVGASNEGGEVAPFQHEMEEPVPLEELLPQGLGQLTRSFGTVPVDPAVGALSLLRTQRNITAANRFGIPAIAHEECLAGFAAWGATAYPVPLAWGATFDRDLVRTMAEGIGRDMRSVGVHQGLAPVLDVVRDARWGRVEETIGEDPYLVGTIATAYVRGLESAGVIATLKHFAGYSASRAGRNHAPIGMGPRERADVILPPFEMAVREGGVRSVMAAYTDTDGIASHADKDLLTGLLRDTWGFTGTIVADYFGVAFLHTQHRVTATLGEAAGAALAAGVDVELPTVNAFGEPLLKAIADGVVPEELVDQALRRVLAQKAEIGLLDPDWDPVPPVLAGVDTSDLEVLRGTVDLDSPANREVARAVAEESVVLLRNDGALPLDRPARIALIGPNAETATSVLGCYAFPMHVGVHHPDVPVGVELPTVREALTAEFPDSEIIVAAGCTVDTPETDGFAEAVALARQSDVVVLALGDRAGLFGRGTSGEGCDAESLALPGVQQQLLDALLDAGTPVVVTLLAGRPYALGRAVTESAAIVQTFFPGEAGTQALAGILSGRVSPSGRLPVSVPSGPGSQPATYLTAKLGQRSDASNIDPTAAFAFGHGLTYTSFQWTDLQVEELQAGTDGELRFSFTVRNTGDREGTEVVQMYLHDPVASVVQPVQRLVGYQRLPLAPGQSARVSVEVPADLASFTGRDGRRVVEPGALELRLGASSTDLRLTVAATLTGQARYVDHTRRLHAEFGVDLGGDGAERS from the coding sequence GTGACCGACACCGTGGTCGAAGAAACACAACGCGAAACCCCGCCCTGGGCGGACTCCGCGCTGTCCCCCCTGGAACGCGCCGACGCCCTGATAGCGGCGATGACGCTGCCCGAGAAGGTGGCCCAGCTCTACGGCGTGTGGGTCGGTGCCTCGAACGAGGGCGGCGAGGTCGCCCCGTTCCAGCACGAGATGGAGGAGCCGGTTCCCCTTGAGGAGCTGCTCCCCCAGGGGCTGGGCCAGCTCACCAGGTCGTTCGGCACCGTGCCGGTCGACCCGGCGGTCGGTGCCCTGTCCCTGCTGCGCACCCAGCGCAACATCACCGCGGCGAATCGTTTCGGCATCCCCGCGATCGCCCACGAGGAGTGCCTCGCCGGGTTCGCCGCCTGGGGCGCCACCGCGTACCCGGTGCCCCTCGCCTGGGGTGCCACCTTCGACCGCGACCTGGTGCGCACCATGGCCGAGGGCATCGGCCGCGACATGCGCTCCGTCGGCGTGCACCAGGGCCTGGCCCCGGTGCTCGACGTGGTGCGCGACGCCCGCTGGGGCCGGGTCGAGGAGACCATCGGCGAGGACCCGTACCTGGTGGGCACCATCGCCACCGCCTACGTGCGCGGTCTGGAGTCGGCGGGCGTCATCGCCACCCTCAAGCACTTCGCGGGCTACTCCGCCTCCCGGGCCGGGCGCAACCACGCCCCGATCGGGATGGGCCCCCGCGAACGCGCCGACGTGATCCTGCCGCCGTTCGAGATGGCGGTGCGCGAAGGCGGTGTGCGCTCGGTGATGGCGGCGTACACCGACACCGACGGCATCGCCTCGCACGCCGACAAGGACCTGCTCACCGGCCTGCTCCGGGACACCTGGGGCTTCACCGGCACCATCGTCGCCGACTACTTCGGCGTCGCCTTCCTGCACACGCAGCACCGCGTCACCGCCACCCTCGGCGAGGCGGCCGGAGCCGCGCTGGCCGCGGGCGTCGACGTCGAACTGCCCACCGTGAACGCCTTCGGCGAGCCGCTGTTGAAGGCCATCGCCGACGGCGTGGTCCCCGAGGAGCTCGTGGACCAGGCGCTGCGCCGGGTGCTGGCCCAGAAGGCCGAGATCGGCCTGCTCGACCCCGACTGGGACCCGGTTCCGCCGGTCCTGGCCGGCGTCGACACCAGCGACCTTGAGGTGCTGCGCGGCACCGTCGACCTCGACAGCCCCGCCAACCGCGAGGTGGCCCGGGCAGTCGCCGAGGAGAGTGTGGTGCTGCTGCGCAACGACGGCGCCCTGCCGCTGGACCGCCCGGCCCGCATCGCGCTGATCGGCCCCAACGCCGAGACCGCGACGTCCGTCCTGGGCTGCTACGCCTTCCCCATGCACGTCGGGGTGCACCACCCGGACGTGCCGGTCGGCGTCGAACTGCCCACCGTGCGCGAGGCGCTGACCGCGGAGTTCCCGGACAGCGAGATCATCGTGGCGGCCGGCTGCACCGTCGACACGCCGGAGACCGACGGCTTCGCCGAGGCCGTGGCGCTCGCCCGGCAGAGCGATGTCGTGGTGCTGGCGCTGGGCGACCGGGCCGGCCTGTTCGGCCGCGGCACCAGCGGCGAGGGCTGCGACGCGGAGTCCCTGGCCCTGCCGGGCGTGCAGCAGCAGCTGCTCGACGCCCTGCTGGACGCCGGCACGCCGGTGGTGGTCACGCTGCTGGCGGGCCGCCCCTACGCGCTGGGCCGGGCCGTCACGGAGTCGGCGGCGATCGTCCAGACGTTCTTCCCGGGCGAGGCCGGCACCCAGGCGCTGGCCGGGATCCTCTCCGGCAGGGTGTCCCCCAGCGGCCGCCTGCCGGTCAGCGTCCCGAGCGGTCCCGGCAGCCAGCCGGCGACCTACCTGACGGCGAAGCTCGGCCAGCGCAGCGACGCGTCGAACATCGACCCGACGGCCGCCTTCGCCTTCGGGCACGGCCTGACGTACACCTCCTTCCAGTGGACGGACCTCCAGGTCGAGGAGCTCCAGGCGGGCACCGACGGAGAGCTGCGGTTCTCCTTCACGGTCCGCAACACCGGTGACCGCGAGGGCACCGAGGTGGTGCAGATGTACCTGCACGACCCGGTGGCCTCGGTGGTGCAGCCGGTGCAGCGGCTGGTCGGCTACCAGCGGCTGCCGCTGGCGCCCGGGCAGTCCGCCCGGGTGAGCGTCGAGGTCCCGGCCGACCTCGCGTCCTTCACCGGACGCGACGGGCGGCGCGTGGTCGAGCCGGGCGCGCTGGAGCTGCGGCTCGGCGCGTCCAGCACGGACCTGCGGCTGACCGTGGCCGCCACGCTGACCGGCCAGGCCCGGTACGTCGACCACACGCGGCGCCTGCACGCGGAGTTCGGCGTCGACCTCGGCGGTGACGGCGCCGAGCGGTCCTGA
- a CDS encoding carbohydrate ABC transporter permease — protein sequence MTTTSPTVARRRTAARGRAGAAVTRPGFAWAVPATLFFVLFAVLPLVLVAVLSFTNWNGLGSPEWAGTANWRALIHDHTMIQSLWLSVLITVLGVVVQTPLSILLGVWAAGKQRNRAILSAVYFIPLLLSATAVSVLWRALLDPNFGVPAQAKWLFGNGNLLGEQKGAIGVLIFVGAWQYTPFHTLIYQGATRAIPPVLYQAAALDGAGRVRQFFYITLPQLRNTMITSMILMIVGGLTTFDTVLILTQGGPGTDTTISAYYMYQQAFKSFNFGGGSAIALVLVVIATVISLVVVRVSGYDKMRSTSEGV from the coding sequence ATGACCACCACCTCACCCACGGTGGCTAGGCGCCGGACCGCTGCCCGCGGCCGGGCCGGCGCCGCGGTGACCCGCCCAGGCTTTGCCTGGGCGGTCCCCGCCACCTTGTTCTTCGTCCTCTTCGCCGTCCTCCCGCTCGTGCTGGTCGCGGTCCTGTCGTTCACCAACTGGAACGGCCTCGGCTCCCCCGAGTGGGCCGGTACGGCCAACTGGCGCGCGCTCATCCACGACCACACGATGATCCAGAGCCTCTGGCTGAGCGTCCTGATCACCGTGCTGGGCGTCGTCGTCCAGACTCCGCTGAGCATCCTGCTCGGCGTGTGGGCGGCCGGCAAGCAGCGCAACCGCGCCATCCTGTCGGCGGTCTACTTCATCCCGCTGCTGCTGTCGGCCACCGCGGTCTCCGTGCTGTGGCGCGCGCTGCTCGACCCGAACTTCGGTGTGCCCGCGCAGGCCAAGTGGCTGTTCGGCAACGGCAACCTGCTCGGCGAGCAGAAGGGCGCCATCGGCGTCCTGATCTTCGTCGGCGCCTGGCAGTACACGCCCTTCCACACCCTGATCTACCAGGGCGCCACCCGGGCCATCCCGCCGGTGCTCTACCAGGCGGCGGCGCTCGACGGCGCCGGCCGGGTGCGGCAGTTCTTCTACATCACGCTGCCGCAGCTGCGCAACACCATGATCACCTCGATGATCCTGATGATCGTCGGCGGTCTGACCACCTTCGACACGGTGCTCATCCTGACCCAGGGCGGACCGGGTACCGACACCACGATCAGCGCGTACTACATGTACCAACAGGCCTTCAAGTCGTTCAACTTCGGCGGCGGTTCGGCGATCGCTCTGGTCCTGGTCGTCATCGCCACGGTCATCTCGCTCGTCGTCGTGCGCGTGTCGGGCTACGACAAGATGCGCAGCACCTCGGAGGGCGTGTGA
- a CDS encoding LacI family DNA-binding transcriptional regulator — protein sequence MEDQVAGERVTLARIAETAGVSVSTVSKVLNGRQDVSAPTRQRIETLLETHGYRRGARSAAEAPLIEIVFHELDAIWAMELILGVEHIAKDHGGSVVLTQSGTRHSPGPDWIEGVMRRRPLGVILVFSALPEEFKHQLRSRSIPFVIIDPAGDPDPDVPSVGSANWSGGLAATRHLIECGHRRIGIITGPEDMMCSLARLDGYRSAMTTAGLTVDPSLVAFGDFHVEGGYSYAAEMLARPDRPTAIFAGSDLQAIGVLEAASALGLRTPEDLSVVGYDDVAVAQWSRPALTTVHQPLRKMAEAGAEMLLRLRAGEATTTRMELAISLVVRKSTAPPPGTL from the coding sequence ATGGAGGATCAGGTGGCGGGCGAGCGGGTGACCCTGGCGCGAATCGCCGAAACTGCCGGCGTATCGGTGTCGACTGTTTCGAAAGTACTCAACGGCAGACAGGACGTGTCAGCGCCGACTCGACAACGTATCGAAACTCTCCTCGAAACTCACGGCTACCGGAGAGGGGCCAGGTCGGCGGCCGAGGCCCCGCTGATCGAGATCGTCTTCCACGAACTCGACGCGATCTGGGCCATGGAGCTCATCCTCGGGGTGGAGCACATCGCCAAGGACCACGGAGGCAGCGTGGTCCTCACCCAGTCCGGAACCCGCCACTCACCCGGGCCGGACTGGATCGAGGGTGTCATGCGCCGCAGGCCGCTCGGCGTCATCCTCGTCTTCTCGGCGCTCCCGGAGGAGTTCAAGCACCAACTGCGGTCCCGTTCCATCCCGTTCGTGATCATCGACCCGGCCGGCGACCCCGACCCGGACGTGCCCTCCGTGGGCTCCGCGAACTGGTCCGGCGGTCTCGCCGCCACCCGCCACCTCATAGAGTGCGGCCACCGCAGGATCGGCATCATCACCGGACCCGAGGACATGATGTGCTCCCTCGCCCGGCTCGACGGCTACCGTTCCGCGATGACCACCGCCGGACTGACCGTCGACCCCTCGCTGGTCGCGTTCGGCGACTTCCACGTCGAGGGCGGCTACTCCTACGCGGCCGAGATGCTCGCCCGGCCCGACCGGCCCACCGCGATCTTCGCCGGCAGCGACCTCCAGGCCATAGGGGTTCTGGAGGCGGCCAGCGCCCTCGGGCTGCGCACCCCCGAGGACCTGTCCGTGGTCGGCTACGACGACGTGGCGGTCGCCCAGTGGTCCCGGCCCGCGCTGACCACCGTCCACCAGCCGCTGCGCAAGATGGCCGAGGCCGGCGCGGAGATGCTGCTCCGGCTGCGGGCGGGCGAGGCCACCACGACGCGCATGGAGCTGGCCATCAGCCTCGTCGTCCGCAAGAGCACCGCGCCGCCCCCGGGCACCCTCTGA
- a CDS encoding GNAT family N-acetyltransferase, with product MEHEGDDGAACRVEVLRSIDALPPSVWRELAPPDDPMWSPAVFRAMECGGIGPDGYAYLVVRRGSRAEAVLPLCLFRNLRLDDVVGPRERGLLAPVRKVAPGLLRVPMLFCGNLLGQGHVLTAGPLTDEVGGVLVDAVLRFARTERLGTVVLKDFAEAGLAPLRAALGAAGFFSVPSLPDTELPLSAATFDQYVERLPAKPRRNARSNIRKFAAHPGLRMETVEDFRHLVPDMLDLYRQVMERADQRLDVLDARFLTALAAGPGPDRRLVACFDGERLVAFLLCLFSGRGATGARIGLDYALAHDARLYHNVHYAAIRLALDAGCRHIRFAQTAYTPKVEFGCRLIEQSYAITHLRPLPRAVLRRLLPPALAAARTQALGPHPPARAAEPPSNADQEGAPSPCPE from the coding sequence ATGGAGCATGAAGGTGACGACGGTGCCGCCTGCCGCGTCGAGGTGCTGCGTTCGATCGACGCGCTGCCGCCGTCGGTCTGGCGTGAACTGGCCCCGCCCGACGACCCCATGTGGTCCCCCGCCGTCTTCCGGGCCATGGAGTGCGGCGGCATCGGGCCCGACGGCTACGCCTATCTGGTGGTGCGCAGAGGCAGCCGGGCCGAGGCGGTCCTGCCCCTGTGCCTCTTCAGGAACCTCCGGCTCGACGACGTCGTCGGCCCGCGTGAGCGCGGACTCCTCGCCCCCGTGCGGAAGGTGGCGCCCGGCCTGCTGCGGGTGCCGATGCTCTTCTGCGGCAACCTCCTGGGCCAGGGCCACGTCCTCACCGCCGGGCCGCTCACCGACGAGGTCGGCGGGGTGCTGGTCGACGCCGTGCTCCGCTTCGCGCGGACCGAGCGCCTCGGCACCGTGGTCCTCAAGGACTTCGCCGAGGCCGGCCTCGCCCCGCTGCGCGCCGCCCTCGGCGCCGCCGGCTTCTTCTCGGTGCCGAGCCTGCCCGACACCGAACTCCCCCTTTCCGCAGCCACGTTCGACCAGTACGTCGAGCGGCTCCCGGCCAAACCGCGGCGCAACGCCCGCAGCAACATCCGCAAGTTCGCCGCCCACCCCGGGCTGCGGATGGAGACCGTCGAGGACTTCCGCCACCTCGTACCGGACATGCTCGACCTCTACCGGCAGGTCATGGAGCGCGCCGACCAACGGCTCGACGTCCTCGACGCCCGCTTCCTCACCGCCCTCGCGGCCGGCCCCGGGCCGGACCGGCGCCTCGTGGCCTGCTTCGACGGTGAACGGCTCGTCGCCTTCCTGCTCTGCCTCTTCAGCGGCCGCGGCGCCACCGGGGCGAGAATCGGCCTCGACTACGCGCTGGCGCACGACGCCCGCCTCTACCACAACGTCCACTACGCGGCGATCCGCCTGGCACTCGACGCGGGATGCCGCCACATCCGCTTCGCGCAGACCGCGTACACCCCCAAGGTCGAGTTCGGCTGCCGGCTGATCGAGCAGTCGTACGCGATCACCCACCTGCGTCCGCTGCCCCGCGCCGTGCTGCGCCGGCTGCTGCCGCCGGCCCTCGCGGCCGCCCGGACGCAGGCACTCGGCCCGCACCCACCCGCGCGGGCCGCGGAGCCCCCGAGCAACGCCGACCAGGAAGGTGCCCCCTCTCCATGCCCCGAGTAG
- a CDS encoding acyl-CoA dehydrogenase family protein, translating to MTFLHRERATVEALLPGLDAALARHPLTELESAPSPAIAEFRAAGGPALLVPTQNAGIGATPLQAVRVQRAVGSRCPSLAVATTMHHFSIAGLVRAAAYGNGTEGLLLEAIAKDRLLLASAFAEGNTGQNILGPHLTARRTAGGQVLLNGSKMPCSLSRSMDLLTASVVMADEDGVDRLAVALVPAGSPGIEVRPFWSSPVLAGAESDQVVLTDVELDPAMVVVTRVTADAVPDELNLAGFLWFELLLTAGYIGVASALVERVLGKGGGPQDPTPFLVDIEAAMLSVESVARAMDTEEWGEGLLADALSARYAAQDAIARTTTACQAALGGMAFIRAPDTAYLASAATCLTFHPPSRARMGGPLRDFLNGAPLRIG from the coding sequence GTGACGTTCCTGCACCGTGAACGCGCCACCGTCGAAGCCCTGCTGCCGGGGCTGGACGCGGCCCTTGCCCGCCATCCGCTGACCGAACTGGAAAGCGCGCCGAGCCCCGCCATCGCCGAGTTCCGCGCCGCGGGCGGCCCCGCCCTGCTGGTCCCCACCCAGAACGCCGGCATCGGGGCCACCCCCCTGCAGGCCGTACGGGTACAACGGGCCGTCGGCTCCCGCTGCCCCTCACTCGCGGTGGCGACCACCATGCACCACTTCTCGATCGCGGGGCTCGTCCGGGCCGCCGCGTACGGCAACGGCACGGAGGGGCTGCTGCTCGAAGCCATCGCCAAGGACCGGCTCCTGCTCGCCTCCGCGTTCGCGGAGGGCAACACCGGGCAGAACATCCTGGGGCCGCACCTCACCGCCCGCCGCACGGCCGGCGGACAGGTCCTGCTGAACGGCAGCAAGATGCCGTGCAGCCTGTCCCGTTCGATGGACCTGCTGACCGCCTCCGTCGTGATGGCGGACGAGGACGGCGTCGACCGGCTCGCCGTCGCCCTCGTCCCCGCGGGCTCACCCGGTATCGAGGTGCGCCCCTTCTGGTCCTCTCCCGTGCTCGCCGGCGCCGAGAGCGACCAGGTCGTGCTCACCGACGTCGAACTCGACCCCGCGATGGTGGTCGTCACCCGGGTCACCGCCGACGCCGTCCCCGACGAGCTGAACCTCGCCGGCTTCCTCTGGTTCGAACTCCTGCTGACCGCCGGCTACATCGGAGTCGCCAGCGCCCTCGTCGAGCGCGTCCTCGGCAAGGGGGGCGGCCCGCAGGACCCGACGCCCTTCCTGGTCGACATCGAGGCCGCGATGCTCTCCGTCGAATCGGTCGCCAGAGCCATGGACACGGAGGAGTGGGGCGAGGGACTGCTCGCCGACGCGCTGTCGGCCAGATACGCGGCGCAGGACGCCATCGCCCGCACCACCACGGCCTGCCAGGCGGCGCTCGGCGGCATGGCGTTCATCAGAGCGCCCGACACCGCCTACCTCGCCTCCGCCGCCACCTGCCTCACCTTCCACCCGCCGTCCCGGGCCCGTATGGGCGGCCCCCTGCGGGACTTCCTGAACGGCGCCCCCCTGCGTATCGGCTGA
- a CDS encoding cytochrome P450, translating to MFSIFTPEGGENPYPALAELRRTEPVYYNAEFDTYFLTRFADCQAVLTHPEFLVPDLDWCAREVPDWRDHPSAEFFYSSMLRSNGTDHARLRRLVGGGFSSRRVGALRHTVRDITARLLDGFADATSDGGSADFQELVGYPLPVAVIGHLIGVPVEEQGQFHRLGQDAGRILEPVRSPEDWQRADQAVVALRAYFTDLIALRRRQPADDLTSVLLAVRDTDDGRLSEAELVDTLLLVLVAGFETTASLLGLAVHALLTHRDQWDLLARKPELAPQAVEEALRWDTPVRMTERVAAEPIDVAGVTVPEGANVTTVLAAANRDPERHPDPDTFDIRRDNIKVLGFSAGLHYCLGAALARVEGGELLEQLPQRLPSLIAAGPPLRRASISLRAFENLPLTARG from the coding sequence TTGTTCTCGATTTTCACCCCGGAGGGCGGGGAAAACCCCTACCCGGCACTCGCGGAGCTCCGGCGGACCGAACCCGTCTACTACAACGCAGAATTCGACACGTACTTCCTGACCCGGTTCGCGGACTGCCAGGCCGTCCTCACCCATCCCGAATTCCTCGTTCCCGACCTCGACTGGTGCGCACGCGAGGTGCCCGACTGGCGCGACCACCCGAGCGCCGAATTCTTCTACTCCTCGATGCTGCGCAGCAACGGAACCGATCACGCACGGCTGCGGCGCCTCGTCGGCGGCGGCTTCAGTTCGCGCCGCGTCGGCGCGCTGCGGCACACCGTCCGGGATATCACCGCGCGCCTTCTCGACGGTTTCGCCGACGCCACCTCGGACGGCGGCAGCGCCGATTTCCAGGAACTCGTGGGCTATCCCCTGCCCGTGGCCGTCATCGGCCATCTCATCGGGGTCCCGGTCGAGGAGCAGGGGCAGTTCCACCGGCTCGGCCAGGACGCGGGCCGGATCCTCGAACCCGTCCGCTCCCCGGAGGACTGGCAGCGCGCCGACCAGGCCGTGGTGGCACTGCGCGCGTACTTCACCGACCTCATCGCCCTCCGCAGAAGGCAGCCGGCCGACGACCTCACCTCGGTCCTGCTGGCGGTACGCGACACCGACGACGGACGCCTCTCGGAGGCCGAACTCGTCGACACGCTCCTGCTCGTCCTGGTCGCCGGCTTCGAGACCACCGCCAGCCTGCTCGGCCTGGCGGTGCACGCCCTGCTCACCCACCGCGACCAGTGGGACCTGCTCGCGAGGAAACCCGAGCTGGCCCCGCAGGCCGTGGAGGAGGCCCTCCGCTGGGACACCCCGGTGCGGATGACCGAGCGTGTCGCCGCCGAGCCGATCGACGTGGCCGGGGTGACCGTCCCCGAGGGCGCCAACGTGACCACCGTGCTCGCCGCCGCCAACCGCGACCCCGAACGCCACCCGGACCCCGACACGTTCGACATCCGGCGCGACAACATCAAGGTGCTCGGCTTCAGCGCGGGACTCCACTACTGCCTGGGCGCGGCGCTCGCCCGCGTGGAGGGCGGGGAGCTCCTCGAACAGCTCCCGCAGCGCCTGCCGTCCCTGATCGCGGCCGGCCCGCCCCTGCGTCGCGCGTCCATCAGCCTGCGGGCCTTCGAGAACCTGCCGCTGACCGCGCGAGGCTGA
- a CDS encoding carbohydrate ABC transporter permease, translating into MKRRPNFLAGFGSLVWLFVVGFPLYVMLAATLQSQSDYSENGPLSFPKHFTLHNYTQDFSNGFGQYFLNTVLVTVAVVALVLLLIPPLSYAIVRSNGKLSTGAFRLFLLGLAIPAQAVIVPMFYVINKAGLYDNLIGVILPTAAFSMPVCALVLTGVMRDISPELYEAMAMDGAPPWRVFCQLVLPLSKGGLSTIIVFSALQAWNGFLFPLVLTQSDSSKVVTLGLYDFQTEHGVDIPSLLAAVVLSMLPIFIVYLFARRALVQGLMGVGGK; encoded by the coding sequence ATGAAGAGGCGTCCCAACTTCCTCGCCGGCTTCGGCTCGCTGGTCTGGCTCTTCGTGGTCGGCTTCCCGCTGTACGTCATGCTCGCGGCGACCCTGCAGAGCCAGAGCGACTACAGCGAGAACGGCCCGCTGTCCTTCCCCAAGCACTTCACGCTGCACAACTACACGCAGGACTTCAGCAACGGCTTCGGGCAGTACTTCCTCAACACGGTGCTGGTGACCGTCGCGGTCGTCGCCCTCGTACTGCTCCTGATACCGCCGCTGTCCTACGCGATCGTGCGCAGCAACGGCAAGCTGAGCACCGGCGCCTTCCGGCTGTTCCTGCTCGGTCTGGCGATCCCCGCCCAGGCGGTGATCGTGCCGATGTTCTACGTCATCAACAAGGCCGGTCTGTACGACAACCTGATCGGCGTCATCCTGCCGACCGCGGCGTTCTCCATGCCGGTCTGCGCCCTCGTGCTCACCGGCGTGATGCGTGACATCAGCCCCGAGCTGTACGAGGCCATGGCCATGGACGGCGCCCCGCCGTGGCGGGTGTTCTGCCAGCTGGTGCTGCCGCTGTCCAAGGGCGGCCTGTCCACGATCATCGTGTTCTCGGCGCTCCAGGCGTGGAACGGATTCCTGTTCCCGCTGGTGCTGACGCAGTCCGACTCGTCCAAGGTCGTCACCCTGGGCCTGTACGACTTCCAGACCGAGCACGGCGTGGACATCCCCAGCCTGCTGGCGGCAGTGGTGCTCTCGATGCTGCCGATCTTCATCGTCTACCTGTTCGCCCGCCGGGCCCTGGTCCAGGGACTCATGGGCGTCGGAGGAAAGTGA
- a CDS encoding ABC transporter substrate-binding protein encodes MKKRAWLPRAVAGGVTLTLGLTLAACGGGSSSSNGSGTFHVLVYGDASNKVEKQIVDTFNKTSKVKAVLDTIPGADYQQKLQTIINTKQAPDVFYNWGGGSIQPFVKAGLLMPLDSMIAKDPGLKSNFLPSVFNGAVVDGKSYGVPMRGTQPVLLFNNQKVLKDAGISSPPATWDDLLNDVKILKSKGKTPIALGGGDQWPTQMWYEYLYDRVAGPGLFEKALSGDKSAWNTADSKTALSMLKQLIDAGAFGSNYDSVKYTDGGSVALVATGKAGFELMGSWYYSQQQSDHPDFAKDGLGYSNFPTVTGGKGAADDIVGNTNNYYSVLKKTKYPDAVASFLKLMYSDEFVKAQLAIGNLPTTTNTPQFLSQAADPAYAQYQYDLVKKAPSFQLSWDQAYPPSDNTPIHTAVQEFADGKINADGFIKAMQALQLP; translated from the coding sequence ATGAAGAAGCGCGCTTGGCTCCCTCGCGCCGTCGCCGGCGGTGTGACTCTGACGCTCGGTCTGACGCTCGCCGCCTGTGGTGGTGGCAGTAGCTCGTCCAACGGCTCCGGCACCTTCCACGTGCTCGTCTACGGCGACGCGTCGAACAAGGTGGAGAAGCAGATCGTCGACACCTTCAACAAGACCTCCAAGGTCAAGGCGGTCCTGGACACCATCCCCGGTGCCGACTACCAGCAGAAGCTGCAGACGATCATCAACACCAAGCAGGCCCCCGACGTCTTCTACAACTGGGGTGGCGGTAGCATCCAGCCCTTCGTGAAGGCCGGCCTGCTCATGCCGCTGGACAGCATGATCGCCAAGGACCCGGGCCTGAAGTCGAACTTCCTGCCGTCGGTGTTCAACGGCGCCGTGGTGGACGGCAAGTCCTACGGCGTCCCGATGCGCGGCACCCAGCCCGTGCTGCTCTTCAACAACCAGAAGGTCCTCAAGGACGCCGGCATCAGCTCCCCGCCGGCCACCTGGGACGACCTGCTGAACGACGTCAAGATACTCAAGTCCAAGGGCAAGACGCCGATCGCGCTCGGCGGCGGCGACCAGTGGCCGACGCAGATGTGGTACGAGTACCTCTACGACCGCGTCGCGGGCCCGGGCCTGTTCGAGAAGGCGCTGTCCGGCGACAAGAGCGCCTGGAACACGGCGGACAGCAAGACGGCCCTGTCGATGCTCAAGCAGCTCATCGACGCCGGCGCCTTCGGTAGCAACTACGACTCCGTGAAGTACACCGACGGCGGTTCCGTGGCCCTGGTGGCCACCGGCAAGGCCGGCTTCGAGCTCATGGGCTCCTGGTACTACTCGCAGCAGCAGTCCGACCACCCGGACTTCGCCAAGGACGGCCTGGGCTACAGCAACTTCCCGACCGTCACGGGCGGCAAGGGCGCGGCCGACGACATCGTGGGCAACACGAACAACTACTACTCGGTCCTGAAGAAGACCAAGTACCCGGACGCGGTCGCGAGCTTCCTCAAGCTCATGTACTCCGACGAGTTCGTGAAGGCGCAGCTGGCCATCGGCAACCTGCCCACCACCACCAACACGCCGCAGTTCCTGAGCCAGGCCGCCGACCCGGCCTACGCGCAGTACCAGTACGACCTGGTCAAGAAGGCGCCGTCGTTCCAGCTCTCGTGGGACCAGGCGTACCCGCCGTCGGACAACACCCCGATCCACACCGCCGTGCAGGAGTTCGCCGACGGCAAGATCAACGCCGACGGCTTCATCAAGGCCATGCAGGCCCTGCAGCTGCCCTGA